One part of the Malus sylvestris chromosome 2, drMalSylv7.2, whole genome shotgun sequence genome encodes these proteins:
- the LOC126591414 gene encoding PH, RCC1 and FYVE domains-containing protein 1-like has product MLRMDRMTADQAKAGPLERDIDLAITALKKGAQLLKYGRRGKPKFCPFRLSNDESFLIWYSGKEEKYVKLTQVSRIVPGQRTQTFQRYPRPEKEYQSFSLIYNDRSLDLICKDKDEAEVWFTGLKALISRGLHQKRRAESRSGVTSEANSPRSHTQQSSPLSSPFCSGDSSQKDGVEPFHLHAAFESPPKIGLEKALSDVMLYALPPKIPFPSDASCGSVPSSGGSDGMNGRTKGAGVDAFRVSLSSAVSSSSQGSGHDEGDALALGDVFIWGEGVGDCFLGGGSHRVGSSSGCKMDSFVPKVLESAVVLDVQSIACGGRHAAFVTKQGEVFSWGEELGGRLGQGVDADVSHPKLIDALKNMNIELLACGEYHSCAVTLSGDMYTWGGSNSNFALLGHGSESSQWVPKKLNGPLEGIHVSSVSCGPWHTAVVTSAGQLFTFGDGTFGVLGHGDRKSTSVPREVDSLKGLRTVRVACGVWHTAAVIEVMVGSSSSSNCSSGKIFTWGDGDKGRLGHGDKEARLVPTCVAALVEPNFCKVACGQSMTVALTTTGHVYTMGSPVFGQLGVPKADGKLPRRVEGKLMKSFVEEIACGANHVAVLTSRTEVYTWGKGANGRLGHGDTEDKFSPTLVEALKDKQVKSIVCGANFTAAICLHKWVSGIDQSMCSGCRLPFNFKRKRHNCYNCGLVLCHSCSSNKCLKASMAPNPNKPYRVCDNCFAKLRKATETNSSSGSAISRRGSMNQGFNELIENNVKEMENGSSKSNKKMDFSSNCVTPIANGVSERRALNGTKSFNPGSSKKFFSASLPGSRIASRATSPTSRRSSPPRSTTPTPALSGLTFPKIGADAKRKNVNLSEEVLKLKAQVEDLTHKAQLQDIEMEKTTQQLKEALKVAGEETLKCKAAKEVIKSLTAQLKEMAERLPIGTARNMDTRPLDSSSPTHEVSTTAVEKTSSLLNFHEPYSVVSDSVMISGVPRATSNHTEVTHSEATARHKNRGTKTEIAQGDEWVEQDEPGVYISLVSLPGGVKDLKRVRFSRKRFSEKQAEQWWAANRGRVYQQYNVPVVEKSSIPMGREGLAH; this is encoded by the exons ATGCTGCGTATGGACAGGATGACTGCGGATCAGGCAAAGGCGGGCCCACTCGAAAGGGACATTGACTTG GCCATCACTGCTCTGAAAAAGGGGGCACAATTGCTCAAGTATGGACGCAGAGGGAAACCCAAATTTTGTCCTTTCAGGCTGTCCAAT GATGAATCTTTTCTAATATGGTACTCAGGGAAAGAGGAGAAATATGTTAAACTAACCCAAGTCTCAAGAATTGTACCTGGTCAGCGCACT CAAACCTTTCAGAGGTATCCTCGGCCTGAAAAGGAATATCAGTCATTTTCTCTTATATATAATGATAGGTCTTTGGATTTG ATATGCAAGGATAAAGATGAAGCTGAAGTTTGGTTTACTGGTCTAAAAGCATTAATATCACGTGGCCTTCACCAGAAGCGGAGAGCAGAATCAAGAAGTGGAGTTACATCTGAGGCAAATAGTCCTAGATCACACACCCAACAAAGTTCTCCATTGAGCTCTCCATTTTGTAGTGGTGATAGTTCGCAGAAG GATGGCGTGGAACCGTTTCATCTTCATGCTGCATTTGAAAGCCCTCCTAAAATTGGTTTAGAGAAGGCTTTGTCGGATGTCATGTTGTATGCCCTGCCTCCAAAAATTCCCTTCCCTTCAGATGCTTCTTGTGGCTCAGTCCCGTCTTCGGGAGGCTCAGATGGAATGAACGGACGAACAAAGGGTGCAGGTGTGGATGCATTTAGAGTAAGTTTATCAAGTGCTGTTAGCTCATCAAGTCAAGGCTCTGGTCATGATGAAGGTGATGCTTTAGCTTTAGGGGATGTTTTCATTTGGGGGGAAGGCGTTGGTGATTGCTTTCTCGGTGGAGGATCACATAGAGTTGGAAGTTCTTCTGGTTGTAAGATGGATTCTTTTGTGCCTAAAGTCTTGGAATCTGCCGTAGTGCTTGATGTCCAAAGCATAGCTTGTGGTGGACGGCATGCTGCTTTTGTAACCAAGCAAGGGGAGGTATTTTCTTGGGGTGAAGAATTAGGAGGCAGACTTGGACAAGGTGTGGATGCTGATGTTTCACATCCAAAACTCATAGATGCTCTGAAAAACATGAATATTGAATTATTAGCATGTGGAGAATACCATTCTTGTGCTGTCACACTTTCCGGTGACATGTACACATGGGGTGGCAGTAATTCCAATTTTGCACTCCTTGGTCATGGGTCTGAATCAAGTCAATGGGTCCCAAAAAAGCTAAATGGACCTTTAGAGGGAATTCATGTCTCATCGGTTTCATGTGGACCATGGCACACAGCTGTTGTGACCTCTGCTGGGCAACTGTTTACTTTTGGCGATGGCACATTTGGTGTTCTAGGTCATGGGGATCGAAAGAGCACTTCGGTGCCCAGGGAGGTTGATTCCCTTAAAGGTCTCCGCACTGTGCGAGTAGCTTGTGGTGTTTGGCACACTGCAGCAGTAATTGAAGTTATGGTGGGGTCATCAAGTTCCAGCAATTGCTCTTCTGGAAAGATTTTTACATGGGGAGATGGAGATAAAGGTCGACTTGGACACGGTGATAAGGAAGCAAGACTTGTGCCCACTTGTGTTGCTGCTTTGGTTGAACCCAACTTCTGTAAAGTTGCCTGCGGACAAAGCATGACTGTTGCACTTACAACTACGGGCCATGTTTACACTATGGGAAGCCCTGTTTTTGGTCAATTAGGGGTCCCTAAAGCTGATGGGAAACTTCCAAGACGTGTCGAGGGAAAGCTAATGAAGAGTTTTGTTGAAGAAATTGCTTGTGGTGCTAATCATGTTGCAGTTTTAACTTCAAGAACTGAAGTTTACACTTGGGGAAAGGGTGCAAATGGTCGATTAGGTCATGGGGATACAGAAGACAAATTTTCACCAACACTAGTTGAAGCTTTAAAAGACAAACAAGTCAAGAGTATTGTCTGTGGCGCTAACTTTACTGCTGCTATCTGTCTTCACAAATGGGTCTCTGGTATTGATCAATCAATGTGTTCTGGCTGTCGCCTTCCctttaattttaaaagaaaaagacacAATTGTTATAATTGTGGACTTGTGCTATGTCATTCATGCAGCAGCAACAAGTGTCTCAAGGCGTCCATGGCACCAAacccaaacaaaccttatcgtGTCTGTGATAACTGTTTTGCAAAACTTAGGAAGGCCACTGAAACCAACTCTTCATCTGGGTCTGCTATCAGTAGAAGGGGAAGTATGAATCAGGGATTCAACGAACTGATTGAAAACAATGTTAAAGAAATGGAAAATGGATCTTCCAAAAGCAACAAGAAAATGGATTTCAGCAGCAATTGTGTTACTCCCATTGCAAATGGAGTTTCTGAGCGTCGCGCACTCAATGGGACTAAATCTTTCAACCCTGGATCATCCAAAAAGTTCTTCTCTGCTTCGCTTCCTGGATCCAGAATTGCATCTCGAGCAACATCACCAACATCGAGACGATCTAGTCCACCTCGTTCCACAACACCAACCCCAGCTCTTTCAGGGCTTACTTTTCCAAAAATTGGGGCTGATGCTAAAAGGAAAAATGTCAATCTGAGTGAAGAAGTTCTAAAATTAAAAGCTCAG GTTGAAGATCTTACTCATAAAGCTCAACTTCAAGACATTGAGATGGAAAAAACTACCCAACAGTTGAAGGAGGCTCTGAAAGTAGCAGGGGAAGAAACTCTGAAATGCAAAGCAGCGAAGGAAGTAATTAAGTCACTCACAGCCCAA TTAAAGGAAATGGCTGAAAGGTTACCAATTGGAACGGCAAGAAACATGGATACCCGTCCGTTAGACTCTTCCAGTCCCACTCATGAAGTTTCTACTACAGCCGTCGAGAAAACAAGCAGTCTATTGAATTTCCATGAACCTTATTCAGTTGTATCGGACAGTGTGATGATTTCTGGTGTGCCACGGGCCACTTCGAATCACACAGAAGTGACACATTCAGAAGCAACAGCTAGGCATAAAAACAGAGGAACAAAGACTGAAATAGCACAAGGGGACGAGTGGGTTGAGCAAGATGAGCCTGGTGTATATATTTCCCTTGTTTCCTTGCCTGGAGGTGTCAAAGATCTCAAGCGTGTTCGTTTCAG TCGAAAGCGGTTCAGCGAGAAACAAGCAGAACAGTGGTGGGCGGCAAATAGGGGTAGAGTATATCAGCAGTACAATGTTCCGGTGGTTGAAAAATCCAGTATTCCGATGGGGAGAGAAGGGTTAGCTCATTGA
- the LOC126591404 gene encoding F-box protein At3g54460-like encodes MEDDTPSFSDHKLCGFLYAVLTVTSSPDHRQIPPFGTRFRISQCDVNFTSQNGVVLTPVDPVPSADVSAEEPKQCEVPVREFGRKRKVPVVAGRNIGMRRSRRSIGLVHGSISVVHQLHALVVNKCLRIDARLVVDVYLPIAMLAGWQFPRSGSVAGALFRHLSSDWGERSAMLINGDYLESTLGADRSIWNLSDCHVFGCKLHHDFTDSSKKRLFELHEIFKSLPCVAKTGKPVSSRIQPCDNSGSSGIWEISDDILLNILAALNPSDLVMVSATCRHLRLLAISIMPCMKLKLFPHQQAAVEWMLQRERNADILPHPLYLSFSTEEGFSFYINTISGKIVTGVAPTVNDFRGGMFCDEPGLGKTITALSLILKTQGTLANAPDGVRVNWCTHNGEKRSGYYELNGDYVADRRMLMEKRDTGQNSQNYIWDSNYQRSKRARLVLHDEKMTGFINSCPGPSGKGMETPAAAYSDLTVGGVRCTGSLSCISKNLFPTFEGASNEASKSSSKRRPMKVNADKYDYNDSWVQCDACHKWRKLPASIADASEAWFCSMNADPFYQSCSVPEEAWDNCLQITHLLGFCTKGTFGGEEQNVRFFISVLKEHYSLINSITKKSLIWLTNLSSDKLSAMETNGLRSPFISTCTAPGENAHGFQKIFQAFGLKRRLEKGVSRWFYPRNLDNMSFDVAALRIALCSPLDSVRLYLSRATLIVVPSNLIDHWNTQIQKHVRPGQLRVYIWNDHRKPKAHSLAWDYDVVITTFNRLSAEWGPRKKSAMMQVHWLRVMLDEGHTLGSSLSLTNKMQMAVSLMASNRWILTGTPTPNTPNSQVSHLQPLLKFLHEEAYGQNHKSWEAGILRPFEAKMEEGRSRLLHLLHRCMISARKVDLQAIPPCIKKVTYLDFTEEHARSYNELVVTVQRNILMADWNDPSHVESLLNPKQWKSRSATIGNVRLSCCVAGHIKVTEAGEDIQETMDILVQNGLDPVSEEYAYIKHYLVYGGNCVRCKEWCRLPVITPCRHLLCLDCVALDSERCTFPGCGNLYEMQTPDELARPENPNPKWPVPKDLIELQPSYKQDNWDPDWQSTSSSKVAYIIEKLKALQEANSKVHCPPDGNNNSLHTENLLSEITDSKGSMQVHDFKMSTKTHDTNLEKVLVFSQFLEHIHVIEQQLAIAGINYAGMYSPMHASNKMKSLARFQHDPSYTVLLMDGSAALGLDLSFVTHVFLMEPIWDRSMEEQVVSRAHRMGATRPIHVETLAMRGTIEEQMLEFLQDADECRRFLKEEAGKSEPTGARTQRSLHDFAESNYLSHLSFVRTNSRT; translated from the exons ATGGAGGACGATACGCCGTCCTTCTCCGACCACAAGCTCTGCGGCTTCCTCTACGCCGTTCTCACTGTCACTTCCTCCCCGGACCACCGCCAAATCCCACCCTTCGGCACCCGCTTCCGAATTTCCCAATGCGACGTCAATTTCACTTCCCAAAACGGCGTCGTCCTTACCCCCGTTGACCCAGTTCCCAGCGCCGATGTCTCGGCTGAGGAGCCCAAGCAATGCGAGGTTCCGGTGCGGGAATTTGGGAGGAAGAGGAAGGTCCCGGTGGTGGCTGGGAGGAATATTGGGATGAGGAGGAGCAGGAGGAGCATAGGGCTGGTGCACGGGAGCATTAGCGTGGTGCACCAGCTCCACGCATTGGTTGTGAACAAGTGCTTGAGGATCGATGCTCGATTGGTGGTCGATGTTTATCTCCCTATTGCAATGCTGGCTGGTTGGCAGTTCCCGAGATCGGGCTCCGTTGCCGGAGCTCTGTTTCGACATTTGAG TTCTGACTGGGGAGAGAGAAGTGCAATGCTCATCAATGGAGATTATCTTGAAAGTACTCTAGGAGCAGACAGAAGCATATGGAATCTTTCCGATTGTCATGTTTTTGGTTGCAAGCTGCATCATGACTTCACTGATTCTTCGAAGAAAAGGCTTTTTGAGCTTCATGAAATTTTTAAGAGCTTACCTTGTGTTGCAAAGACAGGAAAACCTGTTTCTTCTAGAATACAACCATGTGACAACTCTGGCAGCTCTGGTATTTGGGAGATATCTGATGACATTTTACTTAATATTCTAGCTGCACTTAACCCAAGTGACCTCGTTATGGTGTCTGCAACCTGCCGCCATCTTAGACTGTTAGCCATCTCAATCATGCCATGcatgaaacttaaacttttTCCTCATCAGCAGGCAGCAGTAGAGTGGATGCTACAGCGTGAGAGAAATGCTGACATCCTGCCACATCCTTTATACTTGTCTTTCTCAACTGAAGAGGGATTTTCTTTCTACATAAATACCATCTCTGGGAAAATAGTCACTGGGGTAGCTCCCACTGTGAATGATTTTCGTGGGGGAATGTTCTGTGATGAGCCTGGATTAGGCAAGACTATAACTGCTCTTTCCCTTATTCTAAAGACTCAAGGAACACTGGCAAATGCACCAGACGGGGTACGTGTTAATTGGTGTACACATAATGGAGAGAAAAGAAGTGGTTATTATGAGCTTAATGGTGATTATGTTGCTGACAGGAGAATGCTCATGGAAAAGAGAGACACTGGTCAGAATTCTCAAAATTATATTTGGGATTCCAACTACCAACGATCCAAAAGAGCTAGGCTAGTTCTTCATGATGAGAAAATGACAGGATTTATTAATTCATGTCCTGGACCTTCTGGTAAAGGAATGGAAACACCAGCAGCTGCATATTCTGATTTAACAGTGGGTGGGGTCCGATGCACCGGGAGCTTGAGCTGCATCAGTAAAAATCTTTTTCCCACATTTGAAGGTGCATCTAACGAGGCGAGCAAAAGCTCTAGTAAAAGGAGGCCTATGAAGGTTAATGCAGATAAGTATGATTATAACGACTCCTGGGTTCAGTGTGATGCTTGCCACAAGTGGCGGAAGCTTCCAGCTAGTATTGCTGATGCTAGTGAAGCATGGTTTTGTAGCATGAATGCTGATCCTTTCTACCAGAGTTGTAGCGTTCCTGAAGAAGCCTGGGATAATTGTCTTCAAATAACACATTTACTGGGATTTTGCACAAAAGGAACCTTTGGAGGAGAGGAACAAAACGTTCGTTTCTTCATCAGTGTGCTTAAAGAGCATTATTCCTTGATAAATTCCATAACAAAGAAATCCCTAATTTGGTTGACTAATCTTTCTTCTGACAAGCTTTCAGCAATGGAGACAAATGGTTTGCGAAGTCCTTTCATAAGCACTTGCACGGCTCCTGGTGAAAATGCTCATGGGtttcaaaaaatatttcaagCATTTGGTCTCAAAAGAAGACTAGAAAAGGGTGTTAGTAGGTGGTTTTACCCACGAAATCTTGACAATATGAGTTTTGACGTTGCTGCTCTCAGAATTGCTCTTTGTTCACCATTGGATTCAGTCAGGCTGTATCTTTCTAGGGCAACCCTAATTGTTGTTCCATCAAATTTAATTGATCATTGGAACACTCAAATCCAGAAGCATGTAAGGCCTGGTCAGCTACGGGTTTACATTTGGAATGATCATAGGAAGCCTAAGGCACACAGTCTGGCTTGGGACTATGATGTTGTCATAACCACATTCAACCGTTTAAGTGCAGAGTGGGGTCCTCGGAAGAAAAGTGCGATGATGCAAGTGCATTGGCTTAGAGTCATGCTAGATGAGGGGCACACCCTTGGCTCAAGTCTTAGCTTGACCAACAAAATGCAGATGGCAGTTTCATTGATGGCTTCAAACCGTTGGATATTGACTGGAACTCCAACTCCTAATACACCCAACAGTCAAGTCTCACATCTCCAACCATTGCTCAAGTTCCTTCACGAGGAAGCTTATGGGCAGAATCATAAATCATGGGAAGCTGGGATTCTTAGGCCTTTTGAAGCAAAGATGGAAGAAGGACGATCGCGTTTGTTGCATTTACTGCATAGGTGTATGATTAGTGCAAGGAAGGTAGATTTGCAGGCTATTCCACCCTGCATCAAGAAAGTTACTTATCTTGATTTTACAGAGGAACATGCAAGAAGTTACAACGAATTGGTAGTTACAGTGCAGCGCAATATATTAATGGCTGACTGGAATGATCCTTCTCATGTTGAGAGTCTTTTGAATCCAAAGCAGTGGAAGTCTAGAAGTGCAACTATTGGAAATGTCAGGCTATCGTGCTGCGTGGCTGGGCATATAAAAGTAACAGAAGCTGGTGAAGATATTCAGGAAACAATGGATATTTTAGTTCAGAATGGTCTAGATCCCGTGTCGGAGGAGTATGCTTATATAAAACATTACCTCGTTTACGGTGGCAACTGTGTTAG GTGCAAGGAATGGTGTCGGTTACCAGTCATTACACCATGTAGGCATCTTTTGTGCCTCGATTGTGTTGCTTTGGACAGTGAACGGTGTACGTTTCCTGGTTGTGGCAATTTATATGAGATGCAAACTCCTGATGAATTAGCCCGACCAGAAAATCCCAATCCTAAATGGCCTGTTCCCAAAGATCTTATTGAGCTACAACCCTCATATAAACAG GATAACTGGGATCCTGATTGGCAATCAACATCTAGCAGTAAAGTCGCCTATATTATAGAGAAATTGAAAGCATTGCAGGAAGCTAACAGCAAAGTTCATTGCCCTCCAGATGGCAACAATAATTCCTTGCACACTGAAAATTTACTGTCTGAGATAACCGATTCAAAAGGATCGATGCAAGTCCATGACTTTAAAATGAGCACCAAGACCCATGATACAAACTTGGAAAAAGTTTTGGTATTTTCTCAATTTCTTGAGCATATACATGTCATTGAACAGCAG TTGGCGATTGCTGGTATTAATTATGCTGGCATGTATAGTCCAATGCACGCTAGTAACAAG ATGAAGTCATTGGCCAGGTTCCAGCATGATCCAAGTTACACAGTTCTTTTGATGGATGGAAGTGCTGCATTGGGTCTTGATTTGAGCTTTGTGACCCATGTATTTTTAATGGAACCAATATGGGACAGGAG CATGGAGGAACAAGTTGTTAGTCGTGCCCATCGGATGGGTGCTACTCGTCCAATACATGTGGAAACTCTAGCAATGCGTGGTACAATTGAAGAGCAAATGCTGGAATTCTTACAG GATGCTGATGAGTGCAGAAGATTTTTAAAGGAAGAGGCTGGAAAATCTGAGCCTACAGGGGCACGAACTCAGCGTTCATTACACGATTTTGCTGAGAGCAATTATCTGTCCCACCTTAGCTTTGTGCGGACAAATTCTAGGACGTAA